The proteins below are encoded in one region of Thermosulfurimonas marina:
- a CDS encoding MarC family protein: MFELKVFLKTFTALFVIVDPVGGIPLFLSLTEGYTEKERRLTAFKASLAAFLVLAAFIFLGEKILSFFQISLGSFRVAGGALLFLIALEMLQAKPRSTKSTPPEEAESRQREDISLVPLAVPILAGPGAITTVIVLAGGEDLSMKFTVLGACALTFLATFLLFSQAARLARFLGRTGANLLVRLMGLLLAVIAVEYMVEGLKEVFPALRGP, encoded by the coding sequence GTGTTCGAACTTAAGGTCTTTTTGAAAACTTTTACGGCCCTTTTCGTAATCGTGGATCCGGTGGGAGGTATTCCCCTTTTTCTGTCCCTTACGGAGGGCTATACGGAAAAAGAACGCCGCCTTACAGCCTTTAAGGCCTCTCTGGCGGCCTTTCTGGTGCTGGCAGCCTTTATCTTTCTAGGAGAAAAAATCCTTTCCTTTTTTCAGATCTCTTTGGGTTCTTTCCGGGTGGCCGGAGGGGCCCTTCTTTTCCTGATCGCCCTGGAGATGCTCCAGGCCAAGCCCCGGAGCACCAAAAGCACCCCTCCGGAGGAGGCCGAAAGCCGGCAGAGGGAGGACATCTCTCTGGTGCCCCTGGCGGTGCCCATCCTGGCCGGGCCCGGGGCCATCACCACGGTGATCGTGCTGGCCGGGGGAGAGGATCTTTCTATGAAATTCACCGTCTTAGGCGCCTGCGCCCTGACCTTCCTGGCCACCTTCCTTCTCTTCTCGCAGGCGGCACGCCTGGCCCGCTTTCTGGGAAGAACCGGGGCCAACCTCCTGGTGCGCCTCATGGGACTCCTTCTGGCTGTTATTGCCGTAGAATATATGGTAGAAGGATTAAAAGAGGTCTTTCCGGCCCTCAGGGGTCCCTGA
- a CDS encoding lysylphosphatidylglycerol synthase transmembrane domain-containing protein, translated as MKKWTSFLLRVGVSTGLLVYLLRRVEVSSLAAALRAYSPLWWLAGFIVYAAFQALSTLRWQTICSHLGLRQSYGFFLKLYLVNMYFNTLLPGLMGGDVVRSYYLYREGLRARESGVSVILDRGAGLAGLCFILLLALPRWGDFLPLHLRRTLFLWAAAVVAGGMGLTLWATLSSRRAPYLEPLRLPQAGKIFLYGLGVQLLYVLQFVVMARGLAVEMPASDFLVLVPVTGFLASLPVSLGGLGVREASLVYFMSLRGVPQEKALLLGLLVYSTVLVGALPGAYLYLRGLGRVRT; from the coding sequence GTGAAAAAATGGACCAGCTTTCTCTTACGGGTAGGAGTTAGTACCGGGCTCCTGGTCTATCTCCTCCGCCGGGTGGAGGTTTCCTCGCTTGCCGCGGCCCTTCGGGCCTATTCCCCCCTCTGGTGGTTGGCCGGATTTATAGTCTATGCCGCCTTTCAGGCCCTGAGCACCCTGCGCTGGCAGACCATCTGCTCCCACCTGGGGCTCAGACAGTCCTACGGCTTCTTCCTTAAACTTTATTTGGTGAACATGTATTTTAACACCCTCCTTCCCGGACTTATGGGAGGAGACGTGGTGCGCAGTTATTATCTCTATCGAGAGGGATTGCGGGCCCGGGAGTCCGGGGTCAGCGTGATCCTGGATCGCGGGGCCGGACTGGCCGGGCTCTGTTTTATCCTGCTTCTGGCCCTACCCCGGTGGGGGGATTTTCTGCCCCTCCATCTTCGTCGAACCCTTTTTCTGTGGGCGGCTGCGGTGGTGGCCGGAGGGATGGGGCTGACCCTCTGGGCCACCCTTTCCTCCCGGAGGGCCCCCTATCTCGAACCCTTGCGCCTCCCTCAGGCCGGAAAGATCTTTCTCTACGGCCTGGGAGTGCAACTCCTTTATGTACTCCAGTTTGTGGTTATGGCCCGGGGATTGGCCGTGGAGATGCCCGCAAGTGACTTCCTGGTCCTCGTCCCGGTCACCGGCTTCCTGGCCTCGCTTCCGGTGAGCCTGGGGGGACTGGGGGTGCGGGAGGCCTCCCTGGTATATTTTATGAGCCTGCGGGGCGTGCCCCAAGAGAAGGCCCTTCTCCTAGGACTTCTGGTATACTCCACCGTGCTGGTAGGGGCCCTGCCCGGGGCCTATCTTTACTTACGGGGCCTGGGGCGTGTTCGAACTTAA
- a CDS encoding glycosyltransferase family 2 protein, with amino-acid sequence MDPEVSIVIPAYNEEEALPHLLERLAEILPQIPPAEVLIVDDGSTDGTPEILKDSVKRYPWLRVLILRRNFGQSAALTCGLDHARGKILVTLDADLQNDPADIPKLLDKLKEGYDLVSGWRKNRQDPFFTRKLPSRVANALISRITGVRLHDYGCTLKAYRREALQGVTIYGELHRFIPVLADLRGARIAEVPVRHHPRRFGKSKYGLSRTYRVLLDLLLMFFFQRFATRPLHFFGLPGGLLFGTGFLIELYLSFLKIFGHQQIGHRPLLLLGVLLILTGINLVCTGLLAELIMRAYYEGSGRRTYALREILP; translated from the coding sequence ATGGATCCGGAAGTGTCCATAGTGATTCCGGCTTACAACGAAGAGGAGGCCCTGCCCCATCTTCTGGAGAGGCTGGCGGAGATCCTGCCCCAGATCCCTCCGGCTGAAGTCCTCATCGTGGACGACGGTTCCACCGATGGCACCCCGGAGATCCTGAAAGATTCCGTGAAGCGTTATCCCTGGCTGCGGGTCCTCATCCTGCGGCGCAATTTCGGCCAGAGTGCGGCCCTGACCTGCGGGCTGGATCACGCCCGGGGAAAGATCCTGGTCACCCTGGATGCCGACCTCCAAAATGATCCTGCAGACATCCCCAAGCTCCTCGACAAATTAAAAGAAGGCTATGACCTGGTCTCCGGATGGCGAAAAAATCGCCAGGATCCCTTCTTTACCCGCAAACTTCCCTCCAGGGTGGCCAACGCCCTCATCAGCCGCATCACCGGAGTGCGCCTCCATGACTACGGCTGCACCCTCAAGGCCTACCGAAGGGAGGCCCTTCAGGGAGTGACGATCTATGGAGAACTCCATCGTTTTATCCCGGTGCTGGCCGATCTCCGAGGGGCCCGGATTGCCGAGGTCCCGGTGCGCCACCACCCCCGCCGCTTTGGAAAGAGCAAATACGGCCTGTCGCGCACCTATCGGGTGCTCCTGGACCTCCTTCTCATGTTCTTCTTCCAGCGCTTCGCCACCCGGCCCCTCCACTTTTTCGGGCTCCCGGGAGGCCTCCTCTTTGGGACCGGCTTTCTCATCGAACTCTATCTTTCCTTCCTGAAGATCTTTGGACACCAACAGATCGGCCACCGGCCCCTTCTCCTCCTCGGAGTCCTCCTCATCCTTACCGGGATCAATCTCGTCTGTACCGGACTTCTGGCCGAGCTTATCATGCGCGCCTATTATGAGGGCAGCGGTCGCCGAACCTACGCCCTCCGGGAAATCCTGCCGTGA
- the rbr gene encoding rubrerythrin — translation MKSLKGTRTERNLLTAFAGESQARNRYTFFASQAKKEGFQRIADIFLETAEQEKEHAKRIFKFLEGGLVEIQAAYPAGRIGNTLENLLAAAEGENYEHSQMYPEFARVAREEGFPEVAAVLEAIAEAEKFHEKRYRALAERIKNGTLFKRDEPIAWRCRNCGYIHVGPEAPEECPSCAHPRGYFEPLCENF, via the coding sequence ATGAAGAGTTTGAAGGGCACCCGTACGGAGAGGAATCTTTTGACGGCCTTTGCCGGAGAGTCTCAGGCCCGCAATCGCTACACCTTTTTCGCTTCTCAGGCCAAGAAAGAGGGGTTTCAGCGCATTGCGGACATCTTTCTGGAGACCGCGGAGCAGGAAAAGGAACACGCAAAGCGTATTTTCAAGTTTCTGGAAGGGGGTTTGGTAGAGATCCAGGCTGCTTATCCTGCGGGCCGCATAGGGAACACCCTGGAGAACCTTCTGGCCGCGGCCGAGGGCGAAAACTATGAACACAGTCAGATGTATCCCGAATTTGCTCGGGTGGCCCGGGAGGAGGGCTTCCCGGAGGTGGCGGCGGTGCTGGAGGCCATTGCCGAGGCGGAGAAATTTCACGAAAAGCGTTATCGGGCCCTGGCCGAGCGGATCAAAAACGGCACGCTTTTTAAGCGCGACGAGCCCATCGCCTGGCGCTGTCGCAACTGCGGCTATATCCATGTGGGACCAGAGGCCCCGGAGGAGTGCCCCTCCTGTGCCCATCCCCGGGGCTACTTTGAGCCCCTTTGTGAGAATTTTTAA
- the thrS gene encoding threonine--tRNA ligase: protein MKIHLHYRGQEAEVESGVPAARLLEVFDFEGRRPVAFRVNGQLLDLHSPLLEGGEVEPIFPEDPEALEVLRHTAAHVLAQAVKELFPEARLGIGPATEEGFYYDFDYQRPFTEEDLAAIEKRMKEIVKRRLPLKREELPRQEAERFFASRGETYKVELLKEIPEERVSIYRQGDFVDLCRGPHLPHTGMVKAFKLLSVAGAYWRGDERNPQLQRIYGTAFFDQEALKEYLKRLEEAKRRDHRRLGRELELFSIEEEVGPGLILWHPRGAIVRKEIEDFWREEHLRRGYQLVFTPHIALRDLWKMSGHLDFYAENMFAPMEIDERAYQLKPMNCPFHILIYKSRKRSYREFPIRYCELGTVYRYERSGVLHGLMRVRGFTQDDAHIFCREDQLEEEIFRVLDLVVYFLTVFGFEEYQIYLSTRPEKYVGSEEVWEKAEGALRAALEKKGLPYEIDPGEGVFYGPKIDLKIRDVLGRFWQCSTIQVDFNIPERFDISYMGPDNRPHRPIMIHRALLGSLERFFGVLIEHYAGAFPLWLAPVQVAVLTVADRHEPFARKVCDLLQAAGIRVEPDFRGERLGYKIREAQVKKVPYMVIVGDREVEEERLTVRTRTGENLSFSPEEFLRKLREEIQSKKI, encoded by the coding sequence GTGAAAATCCATCTCCATTATCGGGGACAAGAGGCCGAAGTCGAGTCCGGGGTGCCTGCCGCCCGTCTACTGGAAGTCTTTGATTTTGAGGGCCGCCGTCCGGTGGCCTTCCGGGTAAATGGCCAGCTCCTAGATCTTCACTCCCCCCTTCTTGAAGGGGGAGAAGTGGAGCCCATCTTTCCCGAGGATCCCGAGGCTCTGGAGGTCCTGCGGCACACGGCGGCCCACGTCCTGGCCCAGGCGGTAAAGGAGCTCTTTCCGGAAGCCCGTCTGGGGATCGGCCCGGCCACGGAGGAAGGCTTTTACTACGACTTCGATTACCAGAGGCCCTTCACCGAGGAGGACCTTGCGGCCATCGAAAAGCGCATGAAGGAGATCGTCAAGCGTCGTCTGCCCCTTAAGAGGGAGGAGCTTCCGCGCCAGGAGGCCGAGCGGTTTTTTGCCTCCCGGGGCGAGACTTACAAGGTGGAGCTCCTTAAAGAGATTCCGGAAGAAAGGGTGAGTATTTATCGGCAGGGAGATTTCGTGGACCTTTGTCGGGGGCCCCACCTTCCTCACACCGGGATGGTCAAGGCCTTCAAGCTCCTTTCGGTGGCCGGGGCCTACTGGCGGGGAGACGAACGCAACCCTCAACTCCAGCGCATTTACGGCACGGCCTTTTTCGACCAGGAAGCCCTTAAAGAATACTTAAAGCGTCTGGAGGAGGCCAAGCGCCGAGATCACCGTCGTCTGGGCCGGGAGCTTGAACTTTTCAGTATTGAAGAAGAGGTAGGCCCGGGGCTCATTCTCTGGCACCCCAGGGGGGCTATAGTCCGCAAGGAGATTGAGGATTTCTGGCGGGAGGAACATCTCAGGCGGGGCTACCAGCTGGTCTTTACCCCCCACATCGCCCTGCGGGATCTCTGGAAGATGTCCGGGCATCTGGATTTCTATGCCGAAAACATGTTCGCCCCCATGGAGATCGATGAGAGGGCCTACCAGCTCAAGCCCATGAATTGTCCCTTTCACATCCTGATCTACAAGAGCCGCAAGCGGAGCTACCGGGAGTTTCCCATCCGTTACTGTGAACTGGGGACAGTCTACCGTTACGAGCGCAGCGGGGTCCTTCACGGTCTCATGCGGGTGCGGGGCTTCACCCAGGACGACGCCCACATCTTCTGTCGGGAGGATCAGTTAGAGGAGGAGATCTTTCGGGTGCTCGATCTGGTGGTCTATTTCCTTACGGTTTTCGGTTTTGAGGAGTATCAGATCTATCTTTCCACCCGCCCCGAGAAATATGTGGGCTCGGAGGAGGTGTGGGAGAAGGCCGAAGGGGCTTTGCGGGCGGCCTTGGAAAAGAAGGGCCTTCCCTACGAGATTGATCCCGGAGAGGGGGTCTTTTACGGTCCCAAGATCGATCTCAAGATCCGGGACGTACTGGGCCGTTTCTGGCAGTGTTCCACCATTCAGGTGGACTTCAACATCCCGGAAAGATTCGATATCTCCTACATGGGGCCGGACAATCGTCCCCACCGGCCCATTATGATTCACCGGGCCCTTTTGGGGTCTCTGGAGAGATTTTTCGGGGTCCTCATCGAGCATTACGCCGGGGCCTTTCCCCTGTGGCTGGCTCCGGTGCAGGTAGCGGTGCTCACCGTGGCGGACCGCCACGAGCCCTTCGCCCGTAAGGTCTGTGATCTTCTGCAGGCCGCAGGAATACGGGTGGAGCCGGACTTCCGTGGGGAACGCTTGGGCTACAAGATCCGGGAGGCTCAGGTCAAGAAGGTCCCCTACATGGTCATCGTGGGGGATCGGGAGGTGGAAGAAGAGCGCCTTACGGTGCGCACCCGGACCGGAGAAAACTTGAGCTTTTCTCCGGAAGAATTTTTGCGTAAACTCCGAGAAGAAATCCAGAGCAAAAAAATCTAA
- the infC gene encoding translation initiation factor IF-3, translated as MDKRRYRINEQIRAREVRLIGPDGKQIGIVPLREALARAEEYGLDLVEVAPQASPPVCKIMDYGQFLYQEAKKAKEAKKRQSQVELKEIKVRPKTEEHDLQTKIRHIRRFLEDNNKVKIRVFFRGREIVHPELAQKVLQKIQEAVKDLGQVEMAPRMEGRQMIMILAPLKK; from the coding sequence ATAGACAAGCGCCGCTATCGGATTAACGAACAGATCCGGGCCCGGGAGGTACGGCTCATCGGTCCGGACGGAAAACAGATCGGAATTGTGCCTCTGCGGGAGGCCCTGGCTCGGGCTGAGGAATACGGGCTGGATCTGGTGGAAGTGGCCCCTCAGGCCAGTCCCCCGGTCTGCAAGATCATGGACTACGGACAATTTCTCTATCAGGAGGCCAAGAAGGCCAAGGAAGCCAAGAAGCGCCAGAGCCAGGTAGAGCTCAAGGAAATCAAGGTCCGTCCCAAGACCGAGGAACATGATCTCCAGACCAAGATTCGGCATATAAGGCGCTTTCTGGAGGATAATAACAAGGTCAAAATCCGGGTCTTTTTCCGGGGCCGGGAGATTGTGCATCCGGAGCTGGCGCAGAAGGTCTTGCAAAAGATCCAGGAAGCGGTTAAGGATTTGGGCCAGGTCGAGATGGCTCCCCGGATGGAGGGCCGACAGATGATCATGATTCTGGCCCCCCTTAAGAAATAA
- the rpmI gene encoding 50S ribosomal protein L35 yields the protein MKTNRSAAKRFKVTGKGKLVHFRAGRSHLNRKKTAKRKRRLRQDKVLEGGYVKHVKRLVPYKF from the coding sequence ATGAAGACCAATCGTTCGGCGGCCAAGCGATTTAAGGTTACGGGTAAGGGCAAGCTGGTGCACTTTCGGGCCGGTCGCAGCCACCTCAACCGGAAAAAGACCGCCAAGCGCAAACGCCGCTTGCGGCAGGACAAGGTCCTGGAGGGTGGCTACGTAAAGCACGTCAAGCGCTTGGTACCTTATAAGTTCTAA
- the rplT gene encoding 50S ribosomal protein L20, protein MPRAKGGFKTRRRHKKLIRMAKGYWGQRKNCFRRVRETVERALVYAYRDRKQKKRDFRRLWQVRINAAARLHGMNYSRFMGGLKKAGIALDRKILANLAVTEPEVFAKLVEKARAAWQ, encoded by the coding sequence ATGCCGCGGGCAAAAGGCGGATTTAAGACTCGGAGGCGACACAAGAAGCTCATCCGCATGGCCAAGGGTTACTGGGGCCAGCGCAAGAACTGTTTCCGGCGGGTGCGGGAGACGGTGGAACGGGCCCTGGTCTACGCCTATCGGGATCGTAAACAGAAAAAGCGCGATTTCCGGAGGCTCTGGCAGGTACGCATCAATGCCGCGGCCCGGCTTCACGGGATGAATTACAGCCGTTTCATGGGAGGCCTCAAGAAGGCCGGCATTGCCCTGGATCGCAAGATCCTGGCCAATCTGGCGGTAACGGAGCCGGAGGTCTTTGCCAAGCTGGTGGAGAAGGCCCGGGCCGCCTGGCAGTAA
- the pheS gene encoding phenylalanine--tRNA ligase subunit alpha, which produces MTEKELEALRSRLKEELAALPDLKALEEFRVRYLGKKGEITRILKGLKDLPPEQRRRVGRLANELRDELEEALRARREALLRAAEDETPGVDLTLPGRPFELGRLHPVTQTLQEICAVFLRLGFDLARGPEVETDYYNFEALNIPPDHPARDMQDTFYLEGGLLLRTHTSPIQIRTMLAHRPPLRIIAPGKVYRCDSDVRHTPMFHQVEGLLVDREVSFTDLKGLLTYFAREIFGPETRVRFRPSYFPFTEPSAEMDIECVICRGKGCRLCGETGWLEILGAGMVHPQVLRGVGYDTEKWQGLAFGLGVERIAMLRHGIDDIRLFYENHLRFLEQF; this is translated from the coding sequence ATGACCGAAAAGGAGCTGGAGGCCTTAAGGTCGCGCCTTAAAGAAGAGCTGGCCGCCCTCCCTGACCTTAAGGCCTTGGAAGAGTTCCGCGTTCGTTACCTAGGAAAAAAGGGCGAGATTACCCGCATCCTCAAGGGTCTCAAGGATCTCCCTCCGGAACAAAGGCGGCGGGTGGGGCGGCTGGCCAACGAGTTGCGGGACGAGCTGGAAGAGGCCCTGCGAGCCCGCCGGGAGGCCCTTCTACGGGCGGCCGAAGACGAGACCCCGGGGGTGGATCTTACCCTGCCGGGGCGTCCCTTCGAACTCGGGCGTCTCCATCCGGTGACCCAGACCCTGCAGGAGATCTGTGCGGTCTTTCTGCGGCTGGGTTTTGACCTGGCCCGGGGCCCGGAAGTGGAGACCGACTACTACAACTTCGAGGCCCTGAATATCCCTCCAGACCATCCCGCCCGGGACATGCAGGATACCTTTTATTTGGAGGGAGGGCTTCTCCTGCGCACCCACACCTCGCCCATTCAGATCCGGACCATGCTGGCCCACAGGCCGCCCCTGCGGATCATCGCCCCGGGAAAGGTCTACCGCTGCGACTCCGATGTGCGCCACACCCCCATGTTCCATCAGGTGGAGGGCCTTCTGGTGGACCGGGAAGTGAGCTTTACCGACCTTAAGGGCCTTCTCACCTATTTCGCCCGGGAGATCTTCGGTCCAGAGACCCGGGTGCGCTTTCGGCCCAGCTATTTCCCCTTCACCGAACCCAGCGCGGAGATGGATATCGAATGTGTGATCTGTCGGGGAAAGGGCTGTCGGCTCTGCGGAGAGACCGGCTGGTTGGAGATCCTGGGGGCCGGGATGGTTCATCCCCAGGTGCTGCGGGGTGTGGGTTATGATACTGAAAAGTGGCAGGGGCTGGCCTTTGGCCTGGGAGTGGAGCGCATCGCTATGCTGCGTCACGGGATCGACGATATCCGGCTTTTTTATGAAAATCATCTCCGCTTTCTGGAGCAATTCTGA
- the pheT gene encoding phenylalanine--tRNA ligase subunit beta gives MRVPVSWLKELVETELSAEELAERLTLGGLEVEGVEEAYQALGPVVAAEILEVKAHPEADRLAVCELSDGKRRYTVVSGAPGLKPGLKVALALPGAVTFSGAKVQETRLRGVPSEGLLLSPYEAGVSEEKNRLLILPPEAEPGFPFHEALGLSEPVLEVAVTPNRGDCLSILGVAREVSALTGAPLKFPEIPAFPEGDLREYLECAIEDEEGCFRYAGRLLEGLSVGESPFWMAQRLWMCGLRPLNNLVDVTNYVMLELGQPLHAFDYERIRGKRILVRAAREGEGLRTLDGQWRELPTGTLVIADAEGPVAVAGVMGGEESGVREETRRVFLESAWFNPVRIRRSARSLRLSTESSYRFERGVDPEGVPRALDRAAALLVEVAGGRILPGKIDLYPRPWKAPEIRLRRTKLISYLRWERPFSEAGAYLKRLGGEVQVGEEELLFRPPSHRGDLVLEEDLIEEVARLYGYDRLPVTLPVGELSARPLEREDRVLSRVREALTALGFYEVINYSFIDPRALEVLELPEGDPRLRPLRLANPLSETQSVMRTTLLPGLLETARFNFFREVGRLRIFEVGRVFFPGEGELPEERLHLGLLVLGLFEPPFWGGRGRPADIYDLKGVLETLFESLGLSGLTLKPQSREVFLRRGLSFRLLAGEQEIGYAGEVKNYLRAQYELPAPLLVAEMDLTACLALPELPRRYQGLPRFPATSRDLSLVLREEVPAGEVLQFLTGLDIPYLEKVEVVDVYRGEPLAAGEKSVTIRFVYRAPERTLTDEEVNALQEEVAAKVLSAFGGRRR, from the coding sequence ATGCGGGTCCCGGTAAGTTGGTTGAAGGAGCTGGTGGAAACGGAGCTTTCAGCCGAGGAGTTGGCCGAAAGGCTTACTCTGGGGGGCCTGGAGGTGGAAGGGGTAGAGGAGGCCTATCAGGCCCTGGGTCCGGTGGTGGCGGCGGAAATTCTGGAAGTCAAGGCCCATCCAGAGGCCGACCGCCTTGCGGTGTGCGAGCTTTCCGACGGAAAAAGGCGCTATACCGTGGTCTCCGGGGCCCCGGGGCTTAAGCCTGGCCTCAAAGTGGCGCTGGCCCTTCCGGGAGCGGTCACCTTTTCCGGGGCTAAGGTCCAGGAGACCCGCCTTCGGGGGGTGCCTTCCGAGGGCCTGCTTCTTTCTCCTTATGAAGCCGGGGTCTCGGAAGAAAAAAATCGGCTCCTGATTCTTCCCCCGGAGGCCGAGCCCGGCTTTCCCTTCCATGAGGCCCTGGGGCTTTCGGAGCCGGTCCTTGAGGTGGCGGTTACCCCCAACCGGGGGGATTGTCTTTCCATCCTGGGGGTGGCTCGGGAGGTCTCGGCCCTTACCGGAGCCCCGCTCAAGTTTCCGGAAATCCCCGCGTTCCCTGAAGGAGATCTCCGGGAATACCTGGAGTGCGCCATTGAGGACGAGGAGGGGTGTTTTCGCTACGCGGGAAGGCTCCTCGAAGGGCTTTCCGTAGGGGAATCCCCTTTTTGGATGGCCCAGAGGCTCTGGATGTGCGGGCTGCGGCCCCTCAACAATCTGGTGGATGTGACCAATTATGTGATGCTCGAGCTGGGCCAGCCCCTTCATGCCTTCGATTACGAAAGGATCCGGGGAAAAAGGATTCTGGTGCGGGCCGCCCGGGAGGGGGAGGGGCTGCGCACTCTGGACGGACAGTGGCGCGAGCTTCCGACCGGCACCTTGGTGATTGCCGATGCCGAGGGGCCGGTGGCTGTAGCCGGGGTGATGGGCGGGGAAGAAAGTGGGGTCAGGGAGGAGACCCGGAGGGTGTTTCTGGAATCCGCCTGGTTCAATCCGGTGAGGATCCGCCGTTCGGCCCGGAGCCTGCGTCTTTCCACGGAAAGTTCCTACCGCTTTGAAAGGGGGGTGGATCCGGAGGGGGTGCCTCGGGCCCTAGACCGGGCGGCAGCCCTGCTGGTGGAAGTGGCTGGAGGAAGGATTCTTCCGGGAAAGATAGACCTCTATCCTCGGCCCTGGAAGGCCCCGGAGATCCGTCTGCGCCGCACCAAGCTCATAAGTTATCTCCGCTGGGAGCGGCCCTTCTCCGAGGCGGGCGCATATCTCAAACGCTTGGGGGGGGAGGTGCAAGTGGGAGAGGAGGAGCTCCTCTTCCGGCCGCCCTCCCATAGGGGTGATCTGGTCCTGGAGGAGGACCTTATCGAGGAGGTAGCCCGGCTCTACGGCTATGACCGCCTTCCGGTGACCCTGCCGGTGGGAGAGCTTTCGGCTCGGCCTCTAGAAAGGGAAGATCGTGTGCTTTCCCGGGTGCGGGAGGCCCTCACGGCGCTGGGTTTTTACGAGGTGATCAACTACAGTTTTATCGATCCCCGAGCCCTGGAGGTCCTTGAACTTCCCGAGGGCGATCCCCGTTTGCGTCCCCTGCGCCTGGCCAACCCCCTCTCCGAGACCCAGTCCGTGATGCGGACCACCCTTCTTCCCGGGTTGCTGGAGACGGCCCGTTTCAATTTTTTCCGCGAGGTGGGGCGTCTGCGAATCTTCGAAGTGGGGAGGGTCTTTTTCCCGGGAGAAGGGGAGTTGCCGGAAGAGCGCCTTCACCTGGGGCTGTTGGTCCTGGGCCTTTTTGAGCCTCCCTTCTGGGGAGGGCGGGGCCGGCCGGCCGATATTTATGATCTCAAAGGGGTGCTCGAGACCCTCTTTGAGTCCCTGGGGCTTTCGGGGCTGACCCTCAAACCCCAGTCCCGAGAGGTCTTCTTGCGCCGGGGCTTATCTTTTCGTCTTCTGGCCGGGGAGCAGGAGATAGGCTATGCCGGGGAGGTCAAGAACTACCTCCGGGCCCAATACGAGCTTCCGGCCCCTCTTCTAGTGGCGGAGATGGATCTTACGGCCTGTCTAGCCCTTCCGGAGCTTCCCCGACGTTATCAGGGACTGCCGCGCTTTCCAGCCACCTCCCGGGACCTTTCTTTGGTGCTCCGCGAGGAGGTTCCCGCCGGCGAGGTCTTGCAATTTCTCACCGGGCTCGATATTCCTTATTTGGAGAAGGTGGAGGTGGTGGATGTGTATCGGGGAGAGCCGCTTGCGGCAGGAGAAAAGAGTGTAACCATTCGTTTCGTCTATCGGGCCCCGGAGCGCACCCTTACCGACGAGGAGGTCAACGCCCTGCAGGAGGAGGTCGCCGCCAAGGTCCTTTCGGCCTTTGGAGGGCGCCGGCGATGA
- a CDS encoding integration host factor subunit alpha: MKPKTFTKRELARRLHERFGFSERSMYRLVEALLEEMKTALERGEEVKIVHFGHFRVHYRRPRRGVNPRTGEAIIIPGARTVLFRAAPTLKALLHAQE; the protein is encoded by the coding sequence ATGAAGCCCAAGACCTTTACCAAGCGGGAGCTGGCCCGCCGCTTACACGAGCGATTTGGTTTTTCGGAAAGGAGTATGTATCGTCTGGTGGAGGCCCTGCTTGAGGAGATGAAGACCGCCCTTGAGAGGGGGGAGGAGGTTAAGATCGTGCACTTCGGCCACTTTCGGGTGCACTATCGCCGGCCCCGCCGGGGAGTCAACCCCCGGACGGGAGAAGCCATTATCATCCCTGGGGCCAGGACGGTGCTTTTCCGGGCGGCCCCCACCCTCAAGGCCCTTTTGCATGCCCAGGAATGA
- a CDS encoding MerR family transcriptional regulator: protein MPRNERPRYHTIGEVAELLGLEPHVIRYWEKEFPQLRPRRLAGRRLYGPREIELLRRIKHLLYEEGYTIAGARKALSERPSPSRLLADLRRELEALYRILNS from the coding sequence ATGCCCAGGAATGAGCGCCCTCGCTATCACACCATCGGTGAGGTGGCCGAACTCCTCGGCCTGGAGCCCCATGTTATTCGATATTGGGAAAAGGAGTTCCCGCAGTTAAGACCGCGGCGTCTGGCCGGAAGACGCCTTTACGGTCCGCGGGAGATCGAGCTTCTGCGGCGCATCAAGCACCTTCTTTATGAAGAAGGATACACCATTGCCGGAGCCCGCAAGGCCCTTTCCGAGCGCCCATCTCCCTCGCGGCTCCTTGCCGATCTCCGCCGGGAGCTAGAGGCCCTCTACCGGATTCTGAATTCCTGA
- a CDS encoding desulfoferrodoxin: MAEYRGIYRCNVCGNIVMVLNAGKGELVCCGQPMEKLEAGSVDAAQEKHVPVIEKVAGGYKVKVGSVPHPMEEKHYIQWIELQADGRSYIQFLKPGQAPEAFFCVEAEKVTAREYCNLHGLWESSKVCEPLKK, translated from the coding sequence ATGGCGGAGTATCGGGGTATTTATCGGTGTAACGTATGCGGGAACATAGTCATGGTACTTAATGCCGGGAAAGGGGAGCTGGTCTGTTGTGGCCAGCCCATGGAAAAGCTCGAGGCCGGCTCGGTGGATGCGGCCCAAGAAAAGCACGTGCCGGTGATCGAGAAGGTGGCGGGAGGCTATAAGGTAAAGGTGGGCAGCGTGCCGCACCCCATGGAGGAGAAGCACTACATTCAGTGGATCGAGCTTCAGGCCGACGGCCGATCCTACATCCAGTTCCTGAAACCGGGACAGGCTCCGGAGGCCTTCTTCTGCGTGGAGGCCGAAAAGGTTACCGCCCGGGAATACTGCAATCTTCACGGGCTCTGGGAGTCCTCTAAGGTCTGTGAACCTCTGAAAAAATAA